A genomic region of Bombus terrestris chromosome 12, iyBomTerr1.2, whole genome shotgun sequence contains the following coding sequences:
- the LOC100649188 gene encoding collagen alpha-1(IV) chain, with amino-acid sequence MTRLGLRFVASAVFLAGIVGGQYNHTSWPYNPPPVVPLGRGDIGKPNSTDDDYNISPRWRAFVTNNEDSEEDRRYLNNQGQGYQGQNYDDRYNRYPDGDEYNQRTDDSGGYQTNYGGFDQESYNQGQDQTPLDPYNQEAGDPYGRSGGYEDPYGRGEAGGEQRSRDSSGDGYDRNYGSRDDYGRGDPYGQRGYSSGQRGGYGAAGDSENYPSSYTVVPVPGYKPQRNCTGSACCVPKCFAEKGSRGPPGLMGPQGPKGQKGFPGTEGLLGPKGEKGDPGPQGLRGPKGDRGKMGIPGFSGISGVPGVQGPPGAPGLPGRDGCNGTDGEPGPAGRPGDTGPRGYPGPRGPKGDKGQSGFAGRFPVGQKGEPGIDGVRGPPGQPGLQGERGFPGPKGDRGPYGPPGLQGPRGEKGNMGLAFEGPKGDKGQKGEQGPPGSPAVGGFLHPGEEIAGPQGDRGEKGDTGERGSDGQKGEQGPIGDHGIPGTAGMKGEKGLPGAPGIRGRDGFSGPPGPPGRKGDRGYDGLDGLPGRPGQKGEPGRDGSMGVPGLRGPPGPPGGGKGTPGPPGPKGPQGFPGPTGPRGADGYPGDPGPRGPIGPPGGPGLAGIPGPEGLPGEKGAKGEPGITGFPGPTGPRGFDGPPGLAGSRGLPGEKGASIMGPKGMDGAPGRDGEKGQKGERGYAGPRGVPGDVDGIPGAPGEPGLPGEPGTPGKNGIPGFPGSPGEKGEIGGRCIDCLPGLPGIKGDRGFDGQPGLPGPRGPAGERGFPGEPGSDGLPGPIGPPGPPGKDGIPGAAGPQGEPGTPAVVTENMLKVEKGDKGVRGPVGRDGPPGLPGPPGEKGPMGFEGFPGPKGIAGDRGFPGQDGIPGRPCAPGRKGEPGVSVKGEHGEPGRRGETGAKGEPGPLGDKGEPGLCPIPDELIKGIKGDRGAPGEKGEPGPPGRDGLSGDKGLQGISGPPGPPGSIGAPGPVGPRGLPGPRGDKGNIGPMGFPGEPGREGPRGFPGAAGLKGAKGEVGISVKGSPGLPGPPGEKGEKGLPGPPGKEGPDGLPGLPGFSGEKGDAGIPGIGGLPGAPGEKGDTGPMGPPGPPGVAGIPGIDGNKGEPGLPGEAGKPGLPGFPGIKGDRGEPGIDGSKGYPGRRGLPGLQGRPGIEGAPGLKGERGEKGAAGFPGLRGMEGKPGRPGLTGPKGDIGHPGLPGLPGTLGFQGPKGDQGLPGLPGRKGEPGLVSEKGQKGEPGMPGIRGPVGPPGRDGIDGDKGERGLSCNCVDGLPGLKGEPGLPGRDGLPGPIGLKGDAGVRGFHGSQGDIGPMGPPGEPGTPGIDGLPGEPGDIGPPGPPGFPGLDGDVGAPGHPGLNGGKGDRGLPGLVGEPGIRGMPGEKGDRGQPGPTVAIKGEKGEPGMPGLRGIAGEKGDRGEEGLAGYDGEKGDRGTSGPVGNPGPPGLPGPKGEEGPRGPTGIAGLTIKGEKGLPGLPGKHGREGVPGRPGEKGERGLPGLPGHKGDQGPYGPIGPQGEKGDMGLMGAPGLPGQDGAPGHRGLPGQVGPKGEKGVNCIPEPGLPGQKGEQGYPGVPGIDGLPGEKGDRGWPGLEGAPGLDGAKGEKGFPGPMGKMGAIGFVGQKGDRGLDCLEPPMGPKGDRGYPGPTGPPGPPGEKGAPGQPGFPGLHGTKGALGLQGPPGPVGLPGLQGPVGAPGLPGLQGPVGHPGEPGEPGLPCEAAPDYLTGILLVKHSQTDRVPICDAGHIQLWEGYSMLSTDGNERSHSQDLGHAGSCVRKFSTMPFLFCDTGNVCNYASRSDRSYWLSTTKAIPMMPIEGTAIEEYISRCVVCEVPANVIAVHSQSLNIPDCPHGWTGLWIGYSFVMHTGAGAQGGGQSLSSSGSCLEDFRTTPFIECNEEHCHYYSNEISFWMTTIEDRLQFQRPEKQTLKAGNLRSRISRCQVCIKNT; translated from the exons ATGACCCGGTTGGGATTGCG ATTCGTCGCATCCGCAGTGTTCCTGGCCGGGATAGTTGGTGGG caATATAACCACACATCATGGCCGTACAATCCTCCGCCTGTTGTTCCACTTGGACGAGGTGATATTGGAAAACCAAATAGTACTGACGACGATTATAATATTTCACCACGATGGAGAGCTTTTGTTACGAACAACGAAG ATTCTGAGGAAGATAGGCGGTACTTAAATAATCAAGGCCAAGGCTATCAAGGTCAGAATTACGATGATCGGTACAACAGATACCCTGATGGAGATGAATATAATCAGAGAACTGATGATTCCGGCGGATACCAAACTAATTATG GAGGCTTTGATCAAGAATCTTACAACCAAGGTCAAGATCAAACCCCGTTGGATCCTTACAATCAAGAAGCTGGCGATCCTTACGGAAGATCTGGAGGTTACGAAGACCCTTACGGAAGAGGAGAGGCCGGTGGAGAACAAAGGTCCAGAGATTCTTCTGGCGATGGCTACGATAGAAATTATGGATCCAGAGACGATTATGGACGCGGAGATCCTTACGGACAACGCGGATACTCTTCAGGGCAACGTGGTGGATATGGCGCGGCCGGAGACTCGGAAAATTATCCGAGCAGTTACACGGTTGTGCCAGTTCCAGGATACAAGCCACAACGAAACTGTACCGGGTCGGCCTGCTGCGTGCCAAAATGTTTCGCGGAGAAAGGTTCCAGA GGACCGCCAGGTCTAATGGGGCCACAGGGACCCAAAGGTCAAAAAGGATTTCCTGGAACAGAAGGTCTTTTGGGACCAAAGGGAGAAAAAGGTGATCCTGGTCCTCAAGGACTACGGGGTCCGAAAGGTGACAGA GGTAAAATGGGTATACCTGGATTCTCGGGTATAAGTGGTGTTCCTGGAGTACAAGGCCCGCCCGGAGCTCCTGGTCTACCTGGTCGTGATGGTTGCAATGGAACAGAC GGTGAACCTGGTCCTGCTGGTCGTCCTGGAGATACAGGTCCTCGTGGTTATCCAGGTCCTCGAGGGCCCAAGGGAGACAAAGGTCAATCAGGGTTCGCTGGTAGGTTCCCTGTAGGTCAAAAGGGAGAACCGGGTATAGACGGCGTCAGAGGACCTCCAGGACAACCAGGATTACAAGGAGAGCGTGGTTTTCCTGGACCTAAGGGTGATCGTGGTCCTTAT GGTCCGCCTGGTCTACAAGGACCAAGAGGAGAAAAGGGAAACATGGGTCTTGCGTTTGAAGGTCCGAAAGGTGACAAAGGTCAGAAGGGAGAGCAAGGACCTCCTGGATCGCCTGCAGTCGGCGGCTTTCTACATCCGGGAGAAGAAATAGCAGGTCCACAGGGAGATCGTGGTGAAAAAGGAGACACG GGTGAAAGAGGGTCGGACGGTCAAAAAGGAGAACAGGGACCAATTGGTGATCATGGTATTCCTGGCACTGCAGGTATGAAAGGAGAAAAAGGTCTTCCAGGCGCACCAGGTATTCGT GGTCGGGATGGTTTCTCTGGACCTCCAGGTCCACCTGGACGCAAAGGTGATCGGGGTTACGACGGATTAGACGGCCTTCCAGGTCGCCCTGGACAGAAAGGAGAACCAGGTCGAGATGGATCTATGGGTGTTCCAGGCTTACGAGGACCACCTGGTCCACCTGGA GGTGGGAAAGGTACGCCAGGGCCTCCAGGACCAAAAGGGCCTCAAGGTTTTCCAGGACCCACTGGACCTCGCGGTGCCGATGGATATCCCGGAGATCCAGGACCAAGAGGTCCTATTGGGCCACCAGGAGGACCTGGTTTAGCAGGTATTCCTGGTCCAGAGGGTTTGCCAGGAGAAAAGGGAGCAAAAGGAGAACCTGGGATCACAGGATTCCCTGGACCAACAGGTCCCCGTGGATTTGATGGTCCGCCAGGTTTAGCAGGTTCACGAGGGTTGCCAGGAGAGAAAGGCGCGTCGATTATG GGTCCCAAAGGAATGGACGGAGCGCCCGGTAGAGATGGCGAGAAAGGACAAAAAGGAGAACGCGGTTACGCAGGACCGCGTGGAGTTCCTGGCGACGTGGATGGTATTCCAGGAGCGCCCGGAGAACCTGGTTTACCAGGAGAGCCGGGAACACCAGGGAAAAACGGCATTCCAGGATTTCCAGGTTCACCTGGTGAGAAGGGAGAGATAGGAGGGCGATGTATAGACTGTCTGCCGGGATTACCAGGAATCAAAGGTGATCGTGGTTTCGATGGACAACCTGGACTTCCTGGACCACGAGGCCCGGCTGGAGAACGAGGATTCCCCGGAGAACCTGGCAGCGACGGATTACCTGGACCAATTGGGCCACCAGGGCCTCCG GGAAAAGATGGTATTCCTGGTGCAGCAGGTCCACAAGGAGAACCTGGTACTCCAGCAGTGGTTACGGAAAACATGCTTAAAGTAGAGAAGGGTGATAAAGGTGTGAGAGGTCCGGTAGGAAGAGATGGTCCACCTGGTCTTCCTGGTCCGCCTGGAGAAAAAGGTCCGATGGGATTTGAAGGTTTCCCAGGACCCAAGGGTATTGCT GGAGATCGTGGATTCCCTGGTCAAGATGGTATTCCTGGAAGACCATGTGCTCCTGGTCGAAAAGGAGAACCTGGTGTTAGTGTGAAAGGAGAACATGGAGAACCAGGCCGAAGAGGTGAAACAGGTGCAAAGGGCGAACCTGGTCCATTAGGAGATAAAGGAGAACCCG gtCTGTGTCCAATTCCGGATGAATTAATTAAAGGCATTAAAGGCGACAGAGGTGCTCCTGGTGAAAAGGGAGAGCCTGGTCCTCCCGGAAGGGATGGGTTAAGTGGTGACAAAGGTTTACAAGGTATTTCG GGTCCACCTGGACCACCGGGATCAATTGGTGCACCTGGGCCAGTTGGACCAAGAGGATTACCAGGTCCTCGTGGTGACAAGGGTAACATAGGGCCAATGGGTTTCCCTGGGGAACCTGGTCGTGAAGGACCCAGAGGGTTCCCAGGCGCCGCAGGGTTGAAAGGAGCAAAAGGTGAAGTTGGTATCTCGGTCAAGGGTAGCCCTGGATTGCCAGGACCACCAGGAGAGAAGGGAGAGAAAGGTCTTCCAGGACCACCAGGAAAAGAAGGTCCTGATGGTCTGCCGGGTCTGCCAGGATTTTCCGGAGAGAAGGGTGATGCAGGTATTCCAGGCATAGGCGGTTTGCCTGGTGCGCCAGGAGAAAAGGGAGATACTGGTCCGATGGGACCTCCAGGCCCGCCTGGTGTTGCTGGAATTCCTGGTATAGACGGAAATAAAG GTGAACCGGGATTGCCGGGCGAGGCTGGCAAACCAGGACTCCCAGGATTCCCAGGTATCAAAGGTGATCGTGGCGAACCGGGTATCGATGGATCGAAAGGTTACCCAGGAAGACGTGGTCTACCTGGTTTACAAGGTAGACCTGGTATAGAAGGTGCACCTGGTTTGAAAGGAGAACGAGGTGAAAAAGGCGCTGCTGGTTTCCCTGGATTACGTGGAATGGAAGGAAAACCTGGCCGCCCTGGATTAACTGGACCAAAAGGAGATATAGGTCATCCTGGTCTACCTGGTCTTCCTGGAACTCTTGGGTTCCAAGGACCTAAAGGTGATCAAGGTTTACCAGGATTGCCA GGACGCAAAGGAGAACCAGGTCTAGTTTCTGAGAAAGGACAGAAAGGTGAACCAGGAATGCCAGGTATCCGTGGTCCTGTTGGTCCTCCTGGTAGAGATGGTATTGACGGAGACAAAGGAGAACGTGGATTGTCATGTAATTGTGTAGACGGATTGCCAGGTCTTAAGGGAGAACCTGGTCTGCCAGGTCGCGATGGTTTACCAGGACCTATAGGGCTAAAAGGTGACGCTGGAGTAAGAGGTTTCCATGGTTCTCAAGGAGATATA GGACCAATGGGTCCACCAGGCGAACCCGGAACACCTGGAATCGACGGATTACCAGGTGAGCCAGGTGACATCGGTCCACCGGGTCCACCTGGTTTCCCTGGTTTGGATGGTGATGTGGGAGCTCCAGGACATCCTGGCCTCAACGGTGGCAAAGGAGACCGTGGTTTGCCAG GTCTTGTTGGGGAACCTGGTATTCGTGGTATGCCTGGAGAAAAAGGTGACCGGGGACAACCTGGACCAACAGTTGCGATCAAAGGTGAGAAAGGTGAACCAGGTATGCCAGGATTACGAGGTATAGCTGGAGAAAAAGGGGATCGTGGTGAGGAAGGTCTAGCTGGTTATGATGGTGAAAAAGGAGATAGGGGCACATCAGGTCCAGTTGGAAACCCAGGTCCACCTGGTCTCCCTGGACCTAAAG GTGAAGAAGGTCCACGTGGACCTACGGGAATTGCTGGATTAACTATCAAGGGTGAGAAGGGTCTACCAGGTCTGCCAGGAAAGCACGGACGAGAAGGagtaccaggacgaccaggagaGAAGGGAGAACGAGGATTACCTGGTTTACCAGGACATAAAGGAGATCAGGGACCTTATGGCCCTATCGGGCCACAGGGCGAGAAGGGTGATATGGGACTTATGGGTGCTCCCGGTTTACCAGGCCAAGATGGAGCTCCAGGTCATAGAGGACTCCCGGGTCAAGTAGGTCCAAAAGGTGAAAAAGGTGTAAATTGTATACCAGAACCAGGTCTGCCGGGACAAAAGGGAGAACAAGGATACCCAG GAGTTCCCGGAATTGATGGACTCCCCGGTGAAAAAGGTGACAGAGGTTGGCCTGGTCTAGAGGGTGCACCGGGTCTGGATGGAGCGAAAGGTGAAAAAGGATTCCCAGGTCCAATGGGAAAAATGGGTGCTATTGGGTTTGTTGGTCAGAAGGGTGACAGGGGTCTCGACTGCCTCGAACCACCGATGGGACCAAAAGGAGACCGTGGTTACCCTG GACCGACTGGCCCGCCAGGCCCGCCAGGAGAGAAAGGAGCTCCAGGTCAACCAGGATTCCCAGGATTGCATGGAACGAAAGGTGCACTAGGACTTCAAGGGCCACCAGGTCCAGTTGGATTACCAGGATTGCAAGGACCTGTTGGTGCTCCTGGTTTGCCAGGTCTTCAAGGACCCGTGGGTCATCCGGGTGAACCAGGAGAACCAGGACTACCATGCGAAGCTGCGCCTGACTACCTTACTGGTATCTTGCTGGTAAAACACAGTCAGACTGACAGAGTGCCCATTTGTGATGCTGGACATATCCAACTCTGGGAAGGATACAGTATGTTATCTACGGATGGCAATGAAAGATCGCACTCACAAGATTTAG GTCACGCCGGCTCGTGCGTACGAAAGTTCTCGACGATGCCGTTCCTCTTCTGCGACACCGGCAACGTTTGTAACTATGCAAGTCGTAGCGATCGTTCTTACTGGTTGTCGACCACTAAAGCAATTCCCATGATGCCTATTGAGGGGACAGCGATAGAGGAATACATCTCCAG